In one Magallana gigas chromosome 7, xbMagGiga1.1, whole genome shotgun sequence genomic region, the following are encoded:
- the LOC136270004 gene encoding D(1) dopamine receptor-like: MLGKWQTSLQAWLRLSRLSHDSAASQTNNSDLLIKVHANNYILAHEHSNPPLDLPPYRVAGIIILCFLTVVMVIANLLSICTIATNPILRQSSYYIFVFSLAVVDFLIGVVIMPIYIIWEYFGEWPFNGVSCDIVTALDIAFSDISTYSLVLIAVDKYIYITQPFIYHRKITVVRSCLLVAIVWIVWILFGFISMYGGIALDSQSKSLFSDPCIFIMEDIYNGVTACVAFVIPFTILTYTGVRIYCIAHLHLRKISRCYPVPPVIDTATFVELETHQPQTLENLHAGHLQPKQHNNGCRSSDASIRSDNLKKRTRFCKPLGTVVTSIVFFLFMCAPYWIATVSDIFCHCVAPWIYEDILAVVYNLNSLVNPFIYTMTDRPYRAAVKRLLMKCQAALCKRTSSDSHNSQSGVKK, encoded by the coding sequence ATGCTTGGAAAATGGCAAACATCCCTTCAGGCATGGCTAAGGTTAAGTCGTCTAAGTCATGATTCTGCAGCTTCACAAACTAACAACAGCGACTTACTCATCAAAGTCCACGCCAATAACTATATCCTAGCTCATGAACACTCAAATCCCCCGCTGGACTTACCCCCCTACAGAGTGGCAGGAATCATCATTTTGTGCTTTCTGACAGTTGTCATGGTGATAGCGAACCTTTTATCAATATGTACCATAGCAACCAATCCTATTTTACGACAGTCATCCTACTACATCTTTGTGTTTAGCCTGGCTGTTGTGGATTTTCTGATTGGTGTGGTTATAATGCCAATTTACATAATATGGGAGTACTTTGGTGAGTGGCCATTCAATGGGGTTTCCTGTGACATTGTGACAGCTCTAGACATAGCATTTAGTGACATCTCCACATACAGCCTGGTACTTATAGCTGTAGATAAGTACATCTACATCACTCAACCATTTATATATCACAGAAAGATAACTGTAGTCAGATCCTGCCTACTCGTAGCAATTGTCTGGATCGTCTGGATCTTGTTTGGCTTCATATCCATGTATGGAGGCATTGCTCTGGACAGTCAATCCAAATCTCTGTTTTCAGACCCCTGTATCTTCATCATGGAGGATATCTACAATGGAGTCACTGCCTGTGTGGCCTTTGTCATACCATTCACCATTCTGACATACACAGGGGTTAGAATCTACTGTATTGCTCACCTTCACCTGAGGAAAATTTCTCGCTGCTATCCCGTTCCTCCAGTCATTGACACAGCAACATTCGTCGAGTTGGAGACACATCAACCTCAGACACTTGAGAATTTACATGCTGGACATCTTCAACCTAAACAACATAACAATGGCTGCAGGTCATCAGATGCTTCCATCAGATCTGACAATCTGAAAAAGAGGACAAGATTCTGTAAACCACTTGGAACAGTAGTGACAagcattgttttctttttgtttatgtGTGCCCCCTATTGGATTGCCACAGTATCCGACATTTTCTGTCACTGTGTAGCTCCCTGGATCTATGAGGACATTTTAGCTGTTGTCTATAATCTGAACTCTCTAGTGAATCCTTTTATTTATACCATGACAGATCGCCCATATAGAGCTGCTGTAAAGAGACTGCTGATGAAATGTCAGGCTGCTTTATGTAAGAGGACAAGTTCTGATTCACACAACAGCCAATCTGGGGTGAAGAAATGA